One Microlunatus soli genomic window carries:
- a CDS encoding HD domain-containing protein, with protein MLGAFGVAKAFTKGGAAGQSYEQTMAIFDQNLARVRFRTPRGRASAEVGRAYARSFLDQLRVELRD; from the coding sequence GTGCTGGGTGCATTCGGCGTCGCCAAGGCGTTCACCAAGGGCGGGGCAGCGGGACAGAGCTACGAACAGACGATGGCGATCTTCGACCAGAACCTTGCTCGGGTTCGATTCCGGACACCTCGGGGACGAGCTTCGGCCGAAGTCGGGCGTGCGTACGCGAGGTCGTTCCTTGATCAATTACGGGTCGAGTTGCGCGACTGA
- a CDS encoding BTAD domain-containing putative transcriptional regulator, giving the protein MHYDILGPLRVRTTDGEHVAVAGARQRSLLSLLALTPGRPVSVEELLTGQYEEDPPAEATNAIQAQISRLRRSLPPGSITFEAGRYRLHAQPEDVDVCRFERLSSAGHDRLQAGDATAAARLLQNALDLWRGPALSDVAGADAVIARLDEARLVASEDLVEAELALPSGTSVADLRALVEAHPLRERLWGLLMRALVAAGSPAEALSEYERARNLLAEELGTDPSPDLRAIHQEILRRDEPGWRSVPLQSTSFVGRSVEIDAVLADADAGRLVTVIGPGGVGKTRLAIEAADRIREPVAFVDLAAVSTDRQVVPAVLAALGRRDPLAGADDAADSERLAASLSTQHMVLLLDNCEHVVGGVLRVCRSLLSGSRGVRVIATSRVALGLTEELLVPLSGLAADSVSGAGSTGDPAVRLFTDRAVAVQPGFSLDDESRSAVREICAELDGLPLAIELAAARTRQFSTADLARRLIDQGRLQLLRGDPTAAERHQTLRAVVQWSWDLMSADQQRLARRLSVFVGGADFAAVEAVYGAEDADLLLAELVDHSLVETDGHRYRMLETVRSFCAEQLSAAGEDEPTRHRHAGYFLDRAERADPELRRADQLVWLDRLAVDDANLTAALEWTTDNDPPTAMRLVCVLAAYWWLSGRNGRAGEFAAELVGRLDDVGPPAGLEEEYVSCVVHAVPRASEEHWERAIAIMATRDRPLRHPFGAALWGMTVGPSDDTAAAEVLLSGDPWNHALARLSRVLLGMLGGRPEREEPEMRAALEEFRRLGDRWGTAQALDWLGQMTSWRGAWPAAHELWSEAFDLQSELGALEECASVLCHRAESMVREGRGEEAAALVDRAQQLLQRTGRPDDTWVQFLLSFGEVARLRGDTDEAARLIRKASVAADAGTLDVPWMAARIHTELGRLAELGQAPAEAERQHAAAVELAAAAPFASELAHAAEGAAGSAVLADHPERAARLLGAATSLRGLAIRGDVDVARISAAATDHLGPEAFARIFAEAARLDPESARDVVTAVEQSLDQSRNSTRN; this is encoded by the coding sequence GTGCACTACGACATCCTCGGGCCGCTCCGGGTCCGAACGACCGACGGTGAACACGTCGCCGTCGCCGGGGCCCGGCAACGATCGCTGCTCAGCCTGCTGGCGCTGACACCGGGTCGACCGGTGAGTGTCGAGGAACTGTTGACCGGCCAGTACGAGGAGGATCCACCAGCCGAGGCGACCAATGCGATCCAGGCCCAGATCTCCCGGCTGCGGAGAAGCCTGCCGCCCGGCTCGATCACGTTCGAGGCAGGCCGCTACCGACTCCACGCACAACCCGAAGACGTCGACGTCTGCCGCTTCGAACGATTGTCCTCGGCCGGCCATGATCGTTTGCAGGCCGGCGACGCGACGGCGGCCGCCCGACTGTTGCAAAACGCCCTCGACCTGTGGCGCGGTCCCGCGCTCAGCGACGTTGCCGGAGCCGATGCTGTGATCGCCCGGCTCGACGAGGCACGGCTGGTCGCCTCCGAAGATCTTGTCGAAGCGGAGTTGGCTCTGCCGTCCGGGACATCGGTCGCCGACCTGCGAGCGCTGGTCGAAGCCCATCCGCTCCGCGAACGGCTGTGGGGACTGTTGATGCGAGCCCTGGTGGCGGCCGGCAGCCCGGCCGAGGCCCTGTCCGAATACGAACGGGCCCGCAACCTCCTCGCGGAGGAGTTGGGCACCGACCCGTCGCCGGATCTGCGGGCGATCCACCAGGAGATCCTCCGCCGTGACGAACCCGGATGGCGGTCGGTGCCGCTACAGTCGACCAGCTTCGTCGGCCGATCCGTCGAGATCGACGCCGTGCTGGCCGATGCCGATGCGGGGCGTCTGGTGACGGTGATCGGTCCCGGCGGCGTGGGGAAGACACGGCTGGCGATCGAGGCCGCCGACCGGATCCGGGAACCGGTGGCCTTTGTTGATCTTGCTGCGGTGTCGACCGATCGGCAGGTCGTGCCCGCGGTCCTGGCCGCGCTCGGACGGCGGGATCCGCTGGCCGGTGCCGACGATGCCGCCGACAGCGAGCGGTTGGCCGCATCGCTGTCGACGCAGCACATGGTGTTGCTGCTGGACAACTGTGAGCACGTGGTCGGCGGCGTCCTGCGGGTGTGTCGGTCGTTGCTGTCCGGTAGCCGCGGCGTCCGGGTGATCGCCACCAGCCGGGTCGCGCTGGGGCTGACCGAGGAACTGCTGGTTCCGCTGAGCGGCCTCGCCGCAGACTCGGTCTCGGGCGCCGGCTCGACCGGTGACCCGGCTGTCCGGCTGTTCACCGATCGTGCCGTCGCCGTTCAGCCGGGCTTCTCCCTCGATGACGAGTCCCGGTCGGCGGTCCGCGAGATCTGTGCTGAGCTGGACGGGCTGCCGCTCGCCATCGAACTGGCCGCAGCCCGGACCCGCCAATTCTCGACCGCCGACCTGGCCCGACGACTGATCGATCAGGGGCGACTCCAGCTGCTGCGTGGTGATCCGACCGCCGCCGAACGACATCAGACGCTGAGAGCCGTGGTGCAGTGGAGCTGGGACCTGATGTCGGCCGACCAACAGCGGCTGGCGCGCCGGCTGTCGGTGTTCGTCGGCGGCGCGGACTTCGCCGCAGTCGAAGCGGTGTACGGGGCGGAGGACGCCGATCTGTTGCTTGCCGAACTGGTCGATCACAGCCTGGTCGAGACCGATGGCCACCGCTACCGGATGTTGGAGACCGTCCGGTCCTTCTGCGCCGAACAGCTGTCTGCCGCAGGAGAGGATGAGCCGACCCGGCACCGGCATGCCGGCTACTTCCTCGACCGTGCCGAGCGTGCGGATCCCGAGTTGCGTCGTGCCGACCAACTCGTGTGGCTCGACCGGTTGGCCGTCGACGACGCGAATCTGACGGCCGCACTGGAATGGACGACGGACAACGATCCGCCGACCGCGATGCGGCTGGTCTGCGTGCTGGCCGCCTACTGGTGGCTCAGCGGACGCAACGGTCGGGCAGGCGAGTTCGCCGCCGAACTGGTCGGTCGGCTGGACGACGTCGGACCGCCGGCCGGGTTGGAGGAGGAGTACGTCAGCTGCGTCGTGCACGCCGTGCCGCGGGCGTCGGAGGAACACTGGGAGCGCGCGATCGCGATCATGGCGACCCGGGACCGTCCGCTGCGCCATCCGTTCGGCGCGGCGCTGTGGGGGATGACGGTCGGACCGTCCGACGACACTGCAGCCGCGGAGGTGTTGTTGTCCGGCGATCCGTGGAATCACGCGTTGGCCCGGCTCAGCCGCGTCCTGCTCGGGATGCTGGGCGGACGGCCGGAGCGTGAGGAGCCCGAGATGCGGGCCGCGTTGGAGGAGTTCCGCCGGTTGGGCGATCGGTGGGGGACCGCGCAGGCGTTGGACTGGCTGGGACAGATGACCAGTTGGCGTGGTGCGTGGCCCGCAGCGCACGAGCTGTGGTCGGAAGCCTTCGACCTGCAGTCCGAGCTCGGGGCCCTGGAGGAATGCGCCAGCGTCCTCTGTCATCGTGCGGAATCCATGGTCCGCGAGGGACGCGGCGAGGAGGCTGCGGCGCTGGTGGATCGGGCACAACAGCTGCTGCAACGCACCGGTCGGCCCGACGACACCTGGGTGCAGTTCCTGCTGTCCTTCGGCGAGGTCGCTCGACTCCGTGGTGACACCGACGAGGCCGCGCGATTGATCCGCAAGGCGTCGGTCGCCGCGGACGCCGGCACCTTGGACGTGCCCTGGATGGCGGCCCGGATCCACACCGAACTGGGGCGTCTCGCCGAGCTGGGACAAGCCCCGGCCGAGGCCGAGCGTCAACATGCCGCCGCCGTCGAGCTGGCCGCCGCCGCACCGTTCGCCAGCGAGCTCGCCCACGCCGCGGAAGGGGCTGCCGGATCGGCCGTGCTCGCCGATCATCCCGAGCGTGCCGCCCGACTGCTCGGCGCCGCCACATCGCTGCGTGGATTGGCGATCCGCGGTGACGTCGACGTCGCTCGGATCTCCGCTGCGGCCACCGATCACCTCGGACCGGAGGCGTTTGCCCGGATCTTCGCCGAAGCCGCGCGGCTGGATCCCGAGTCCGCCCGGGACGTCGTCACTGCCGTCGAACAGTCGCTCGATCAGTCGCGCAACTCGACCCGTAATTGA
- a CDS encoding mandelate racemase/muconate lactonizing enzyme family protein — translation MKIVEIREQTFPISSPIRNAYIDFSKMTLSLVAVITDVIRDGRPVIGYGFNSNGRYGQGAMMRERFIPRILEAEPHAVATRHGDNLDPQRIWSIMMQNEKPGGHGERSVAVGTIDMAVWDATAKIADKPLYQLLAERFGTGIVDRRVFVYAAGGYYYPGQDIAALQDEMRSYLDRGYTVIKQKIGGGTLDDDRRRIEATLELLGPGQQLAVDANGRFGVDLALRYADALSQYDLFWYEEPVEPLDYDLHRVVAEAYPGALATGENLFSMQDARNLIRYGGLRPDRDWLQFDCALSYGLVEYLRTLAMLDDHGWARSRCIPHGGHQMSLNIAAGLGLGGNESYPDLFQPFGGFPDGVEVVDGHVTMPELPGIGFEGKSDLYRVMRELSG, via the coding sequence ATGAAGATCGTCGAGATCCGCGAGCAGACCTTTCCCATCAGTTCCCCGATCCGCAACGCCTACATCGACTTCAGCAAGATGACGCTGAGCCTGGTCGCGGTGATCACCGACGTCATCCGCGACGGTCGGCCGGTGATCGGGTACGGCTTCAACTCCAACGGCCGCTACGGCCAGGGTGCGATGATGCGGGAGCGGTTCATCCCGCGGATCCTCGAGGCCGAGCCGCACGCGGTGGCCACCCGACACGGCGACAATCTCGATCCGCAACGGATCTGGTCGATCATGATGCAGAACGAGAAGCCGGGCGGACACGGCGAACGGTCGGTCGCCGTCGGCACCATCGACATGGCGGTCTGGGATGCCACCGCGAAGATCGCCGACAAGCCGCTGTATCAACTGCTCGCCGAGCGATTCGGCACCGGCATCGTCGATCGGCGGGTGTTCGTGTACGCCGCCGGCGGCTACTACTACCCCGGTCAGGACATTGCCGCCCTGCAGGACGAGATGCGGAGCTACCTCGATCGTGGTTACACGGTGATCAAACAGAAGATCGGCGGCGGCACCCTGGACGATGATCGTCGGCGGATCGAGGCAACCCTGGAGTTGCTCGGACCGGGGCAACAGCTCGCCGTCGACGCCAACGGCCGGTTCGGCGTCGACCTCGCCCTGCGCTACGCCGACGCGCTGAGCCAGTACGACCTGTTCTGGTACGAAGAACCGGTCGAGCCACTGGACTACGACCTGCATCGGGTGGTCGCCGAGGCCTACCCCGGTGCGCTGGCGACCGGGGAGAACCTGTTCTCGATGCAGGATGCCCGCAACCTGATCAGATACGGCGGGCTGCGCCCGGATCGGGACTGGCTGCAGTTCGACTGCGCGCTCAGCTACGGCCTGGTCGAGTATCTGCGCACCCTGGCGATGCTCGATGATCATGGTTGGGCCCGCAGCCGCTGCATCCCGCACGGCGGCCACCAGATGTCACTGAACATCGCCGCCGGACTCGGACTCGGCGGCAATGAGTCCTACCCCGACCTGTTCCAGCCGTTCGGCGGTTTCCCCGACGGTGTCGAGGTCGTCGACGGTCACGTCACCATGCCGGAACTGCCCGGGATCGGCTTTGAAGGCAAGTCCGATCTCTATCGGGTGATGCGCGAGCTGTCGGGCTGA
- a CDS encoding DUF1330 domain-containing protein gives MTQPDPAPVGTGVPTGGRGYAIGYLEDVDDSPEIIEYIARIESTFEPYGGEWLVHGSTPDVVEGELPGAVVIIGFPSVAAARAWYGSPAYQEILALRSDHSRSVIALLSGVPDGYRAADTIAKLQAGH, from the coding sequence ATGACTCAGCCTGATCCGGCGCCGGTCGGCACCGGGGTACCGACCGGCGGTCGCGGCTACGCGATCGGCTATCTGGAAGACGTCGACGACAGCCCGGAGATCATCGAATACATCGCCCGGATCGAGTCGACCTTCGAACCGTACGGCGGCGAATGGCTTGTCCACGGCAGCACGCCGGACGTGGTCGAGGGTGAACTGCCGGGCGCCGTGGTGATCATCGGCTTCCCGAGCGTCGCCGCGGCCCGGGCCTGGTACGGATCGCCGGCGTACCAGGAGATCCTGGCGTTGCGGTCGGATCATTCACGGTCGGTGATCGCCCTGTTGTCGGGCGTCCCCGACGGGTACCGGGCGGCCGACACGATTGCCAAACTGCAGGCCGGCCACTGA
- a CDS encoding nuclear transport factor 2 family protein codes for MTSTTTQKGTIMDHIVEKYLATWNATGDERTKLITEHWADDATYTDPLAEVAGHSEIDALIDGVHARFPGFVFTRVGEADAHHRQLRFSWGLGPEGAEPLVIGFDVLVTDESGRIADVRGFLDQVPA; via the coding sequence GTGACATCGACAACAACGCAGAAGGGAACGATCATGGACCACATCGTCGAGAAGTACCTGGCCACCTGGAACGCCACCGGTGACGAGCGGACGAAGTTGATCACCGAGCACTGGGCCGACGACGCGACCTACACCGACCCGCTGGCCGAGGTCGCCGGCCACAGCGAGATCGACGCGCTGATCGACGGGGTGCACGCTCGGTTCCCCGGCTTCGTCTTCACCCGGGTCGGTGAGGCCGACGCCCATCACCGGCAACTGCGCTTCAGTTGGGGCCTCGGACCCGAGGGTGCCGAGCCACTGGTGATCGGCTTCGACGTGCTGGTGACCGATGAGTCGGGACGGATCGCCGACGTCCGCGGCTTCCTGGACCAGGTGCCGGCATGA
- a CDS encoding helix-turn-helix domain-containing protein — MTVVAERTEVGGLLRTWRERRRFSQQELSNRSLVSTRHLSRVETGRAHPTPEMIMHLADHLDVPLRDRNRLLLAAGYAPRFADHQLDDAGIALVMDGLRSLLDAHLPYPALLLDDHWDIVDANAGVDRLLTGCAPDLLEPPVNVIRVCLHPDGLAGRIGNLDQWAAHLLHQVNHRAERSHDPRHRRLADEITGFLGPEPLEPPTTGPVLTLEIEVDGAPLRFFSASARLDTATDATLEGLHLETFLPADEATRLALA; from the coding sequence ATGACTGTCGTCGCCGAGAGGACCGAGGTCGGTGGGCTGTTGCGGACCTGGCGGGAACGCCGCCGGTTCAGCCAGCAGGAGTTGTCCAACCGGTCACTGGTCAGCACCCGACACCTGAGCCGGGTCGAGACCGGCCGCGCCCACCCGACTCCGGAGATGATCATGCACCTGGCCGACCATCTCGACGTGCCGCTGCGGGATCGCAATCGACTGCTGCTGGCGGCCGGCTACGCGCCGCGGTTCGCCGATCACCAGCTGGACGATGCCGGCATCGCCCTGGTGATGGACGGCCTGCGCAGTCTGCTCGACGCGCACCTGCCCTACCCGGCGCTGCTGTTGGACGATCACTGGGACATCGTCGACGCCAACGCCGGCGTGGATCGACTGCTGACCGGCTGCGCGCCGGATCTGCTCGAACCACCGGTCAACGTGATCAGGGTCTGTCTGCATCCCGACGGGCTGGCTGGACGCATCGGCAACCTCGACCAGTGGGCCGCACACCTGCTGCACCAGGTCAACCACCGGGCAGAACGCAGCCACGACCCGCGCCACCGCCGACTGGCCGACGAGATCACCGGCTTTCTCGGGCCTGAACCGCTCGAACCGCCGACCACCGGTCCCGTGCTGACACTGGAGATCGAGGTCGACGGTGCCCCGCTGCGTTTCTTCAGCGCATCGGCCCGGCTCGACACCGCCACCGACGCCACCTTGGAAGGCCTCCATCTGGAGACCTTCCTTCCTGCCGACGAGGCGACTCGGCTCGCGCTGGCCTGA
- the ileS gene encoding isoleucine--tRNA ligase gives MSYPKATTNPDGQGDDTGKIPSSPRFAEVEERVLAFWKDDDTFNASVERNPAGDNGSNEYVFYDGPPFANGLPHYGHLLTGYVKDIVPRFQTMRGRHVERRFGWDTHGLPAELEAMSQLGIKTRDEILEMGIDKFNAAAKASVLRYTEDWKSYVTRQARWVDFDNDYKTLDPSYMESVLWAFKTLYDKGLVYEGFRVLPYCWNDQTPLSSHELRMDDDVYQIRRDPSVTVGFRLETGELALIWTTTPWTLPSNLAIMVHPDVDYLVVESDVTGTTERYVIAADRLDAYLRELGEDAADHIVQRLKGTDLVGRSYTPPFSYYAGHRNAHTIVPAEEFVTTTEGTGLVHSAGAFGEEDKIVTDRNDIEPVVPVAADGTFTAPVTDYQGVHVFDANTLIIEHLKHRTEQEPPEPVEGPGSNSDALRQAQGSSGGAATVASADVGSTTPGTVLLRQEMYDHSYPHCWRCRQPLIYMGVSSWFVEVTKFKDRMGELNQQINWVPEHVKDGQFGKWLAGARDWSISRNRFWGSPIPVWRSDDPTYPRTDVYGSIAELEADFGVTVTDLHRPMIDDLVRPNPDDPTGRSMMRRVPDVLDVWFDSGSMPYAQVHYPHQNSDWFEHHYPGDFIVEYIGQTRGWFYTMHVLATALFDRPAFQNCLSHGIVLGNDGQKMSKSLRNYPDVAEVFDRDGADAMRWFLMSSPILRGGNLIVTEQGIREGVRQVIIPLWNAWYFFSLYANSANGGAGYDAVRSTESTDVLDRYILAKLRQTVTKVGDALEELEIAVACDEVRWFGEVLSNWYIRRSRERFWDGESAESRQAFDTLYTVLETLTRVAAPLLPLITEEVWRGLTGGRSVHLTDWPDAGRLPADDDLVARMDRVREVCSAASALRKAKQLRTRLPLSTLRVVTDDAAALQPFAGLIADELNVRTIELVELADAGDDLGVRQELQVNARAAGPRLGKDVQAAIKASKSGDWSVGDDGVVRAGGIALQEGEFTLRTAVGGEDREDRAVAMLPGSGFVILNTEVTAELAAEGAARDVIRAVQQARRDAGLEISDRIGLTLVPGDDDLRSAIEAHRELIAAETLAETVALGKDQPADTADLGGGRKVGVRVAKIN, from the coding sequence ATGAGCTATCCGAAGGCGACGACCAATCCCGACGGTCAGGGCGACGACACCGGGAAGATCCCGTCCAGCCCACGTTTCGCCGAGGTCGAGGAGCGGGTGCTCGCGTTCTGGAAGGACGACGACACGTTCAATGCGTCGGTCGAGCGCAATCCTGCCGGTGACAACGGCAGCAATGAGTACGTCTTCTATGACGGGCCGCCGTTCGCCAACGGACTGCCGCACTACGGGCATCTGCTGACCGGCTATGTCAAGGACATCGTGCCGCGCTTCCAGACCATGCGCGGTCGGCATGTCGAGCGCCGTTTCGGCTGGGACACCCACGGACTGCCCGCCGAACTGGAAGCGATGAGCCAGTTGGGGATCAAGACCCGGGACGAGATCCTCGAGATGGGGATCGACAAGTTCAACGCGGCAGCCAAGGCGTCGGTGCTGCGCTACACCGAGGACTGGAAGTCCTACGTCACCCGGCAGGCCCGCTGGGTCGACTTCGACAACGACTACAAGACCCTCGATCCGTCCTACATGGAGTCGGTGCTGTGGGCATTCAAAACCCTGTATGACAAGGGATTGGTCTACGAGGGCTTCCGAGTGCTGCCCTACTGCTGGAACGATCAGACACCGCTGTCCAGTCACGAGCTGCGGATGGACGACGACGTCTACCAGATCCGCCGCGACCCGTCGGTGACGGTCGGCTTCCGACTGGAGACCGGCGAACTGGCGCTGATCTGGACCACCACCCCGTGGACGCTGCCGTCCAACCTGGCGATCATGGTGCATCCCGATGTCGACTACCTGGTGGTCGAATCGGACGTCACCGGAACGACCGAGCGCTACGTGATCGCCGCCGACCGACTGGATGCCTACCTGCGCGAGCTCGGCGAGGATGCTGCCGACCACATCGTGCAACGGCTGAAAGGCACGGATCTGGTCGGACGCTCCTACACGCCGCCGTTCAGCTATTACGCCGGGCACCGCAACGCGCACACGATCGTGCCGGCCGAGGAGTTCGTGACCACGACCGAGGGGACCGGCCTGGTGCACAGCGCGGGCGCCTTCGGCGAAGAGGACAAGATCGTCACCGACCGCAACGACATCGAACCGGTCGTCCCGGTCGCCGCCGACGGCACCTTCACCGCTCCGGTCACCGACTACCAGGGCGTGCACGTCTTCGACGCCAACACCTTGATCATCGAGCATCTGAAGCATCGCACCGAGCAGGAGCCTCCTGAGCCTGTCGAAGGACCGGGTTCCAATTCCGATGCCCTGAGACAAGCTCAGGGGTCTTCGGGCGGGGCTGCAACGGTGGCATCGGCCGATGTCGGCTCGACCACACCGGGGACGGTGCTGCTGCGGCAGGAGATGTACGACCACTCCTATCCGCATTGCTGGCGATGCCGGCAGCCGCTGATCTACATGGGGGTCTCGTCCTGGTTCGTCGAGGTGACGAAGTTCAAGGACCGGATGGGTGAGCTCAACCAGCAGATCAACTGGGTGCCCGAACACGTCAAGGACGGCCAGTTCGGCAAGTGGCTGGCCGGCGCGCGGGACTGGTCGATCAGCCGGAATCGCTTCTGGGGAAGCCCGATCCCGGTCTGGCGTTCGGACGATCCTACCTATCCGCGGACCGACGTCTACGGATCGATCGCCGAGCTGGAGGCCGATTTCGGCGTCACCGTGACCGACCTTCATCGGCCCATGATCGACGACCTGGTCCGGCCCAATCCGGACGACCCGACCGGCAGATCGATGATGCGTCGGGTCCCCGACGTGCTGGACGTCTGGTTCGACTCCGGATCGATGCCGTACGCCCAGGTGCATTACCCGCATCAGAATTCCGACTGGTTCGAGCACCACTATCCGGGCGACTTCATCGTGGAGTACATCGGCCAGACCCGCGGCTGGTTCTACACCATGCATGTGCTGGCCACGGCGCTGTTCGACCGGCCCGCTTTCCAGAACTGCCTCAGCCACGGGATCGTGCTCGGCAACGACGGCCAGAAGATGAGCAAGTCGCTGCGGAACTATCCCGACGTCGCGGAGGTGTTCGACCGGGACGGTGCCGACGCGATGCGATGGTTCCTGATGAGTTCGCCGATCCTGCGTGGTGGCAACCTGATCGTCACCGAGCAAGGCATCCGGGAGGGTGTCCGGCAGGTGATCATCCCGCTCTGGAACGCCTGGTACTTCTTCAGCCTGTATGCCAACAGCGCCAACGGTGGAGCGGGTTACGACGCCGTCCGGTCGACCGAGTCGACCGATGTCCTGGATCGCTACATCCTGGCGAAACTGCGGCAGACCGTGACCAAGGTCGGCGACGCGTTGGAGGAGTTGGAGATCGCCGTCGCCTGCGACGAGGTCCGTTGGTTCGGCGAGGTGCTGTCCAACTGGTACATCCGCAGATCCCGGGAACGCTTCTGGGACGGCGAAAGCGCGGAGTCCCGACAGGCCTTCGACACCCTGTACACCGTGCTGGAGACGCTGACCAGGGTAGCCGCTCCGCTGTTGCCGCTGATCACCGAAGAGGTCTGGCGTGGGTTGACCGGTGGCCGTTCGGTGCATCTGACCGATTGGCCCGATGCAGGCCGGCTGCCCGCCGATGATGATCTTGTGGCTCGGATGGATCGGGTCCGCGAGGTGTGCTCGGCGGCATCGGCGCTGCGCAAGGCCAAGCAGCTGCGGACCCGGCTGCCGCTGTCGACGTTGCGGGTGGTCACCGACGACGCGGCGGCGTTGCAGCCGTTCGCCGGCCTGATCGCCGACGAGCTCAACGTGCGGACCATCGAACTGGTCGAGCTCGCCGACGCCGGCGACGATCTCGGTGTCCGACAGGAGCTGCAGGTCAACGCCCGCGCCGCGGGCCCGCGACTGGGCAAGGACGTGCAGGCCGCGATCAAGGCCAGTAAGTCCGGAGATTGGTCGGTCGGCGACGACGGGGTCGTGAGGGCCGGTGGGATCGCCCTGCAGGAAGGAGAGTTCACCCTGCGGACGGCGGTCGGCGGTGAGGATCGCGAGGACCGCGCGGTGGCGATGCTGCCCGGATCCGGGTTCGTGATCTTGAACACCGAGGTGACCGCCGAGCTGGCCGCCGAGGGAGCCGCCCGGGACGTGATCCGTGCCGTGCAACAGGCCCGTCGTGACGCCGGTCTGGAGATCAGCGACCGGATCGGGCTGACCCTGGTGCCCGGGGACGACGACCTGCGCAGCGCCATCGAGGCTCATCGCGAACTGATCGCCGCAGAGACACTGGCCGAAACCGTCGCGCTGGGCAAGGATCAGCCGGCCGACACCGCCGATCTCGGCGGTGGACGGAAGGTCGGTGTCCGGGTGGCCAAGATCAACTGA
- a CDS encoding TetR/AcrR family transcriptional regulator C-terminal domain-containing protein: MALDREAVVRAGLELLDTEGLEGLTLRKIAAALDVKAPALYWHFQNKQQLLDEMATTMARDAYAGHDLAALAAERPWQDLLRVQADGLRRMLLGHRDGARLFGGTAMTDSGPVVAGEPLLRALTDAGADLRTATAVLRTLNCFVLGFVLEEQGIVAPDGQRDPRFDPMARSERVDRDRYPLTSASSEHLFGDLDRSFRDGVDMIIGGVRLGERG, from the coding sequence ATGGCGCTGGATCGCGAGGCCGTCGTACGGGCCGGGCTCGAGCTTCTTGACACCGAGGGGCTGGAGGGACTCACGCTGCGCAAGATCGCCGCTGCGCTGGATGTCAAGGCGCCCGCGCTGTACTGGCATTTCCAGAACAAGCAGCAGTTGCTGGACGAGATGGCGACGACGATGGCGCGGGACGCCTACGCCGGTCACGATCTCGCCGCACTGGCGGCCGAGCGGCCCTGGCAGGACCTGCTTCGAGTCCAAGCGGATGGGCTTCGCCGGATGCTGCTGGGGCATCGGGACGGTGCCCGGTTGTTCGGTGGCACCGCCATGACCGACTCCGGGCCGGTGGTCGCCGGCGAACCACTGCTGCGTGCGCTGACCGACGCCGGTGCGGACCTGCGGACGGCCACGGCAGTGCTGCGGACGCTGAACTGCTTCGTGCTCGGATTCGTCCTGGAGGAGCAGGGCATCGTCGCGCCCGACGGTCAACGCGATCCGCGCTTCGATCCGATGGCCCGGTCCGAACGCGTCGACCGGGACCGCTATCCGTTGACGTCGGCCTCCAGCGAACACCTCTTCGGTGATCTTGACCGTTCGTTCCGCGACGGGGTGGACATGATCATCGGTGGGGTGCGTCTCGGCGAGAGGGGCTAG